A window of the Bacilli bacterium genome harbors these coding sequences:
- the thrC gene encoding threonine synthase: protein MRYISTRGKVPPIGFIDAILMGLADDGGLLVPEAIPQCAETTLKEWQKLGYPELAGEIFSLYAGDEIPRADLQKLCDDSYAAFRHKDVTPVKKLADDRYILELFHGPTFAFKDVALQFLGNLYSYVSEKANSIIHILGATSGDTGASAIEGVRGKQGIRICILHPHGKVSKVQELQMTTVNDQNVLNLAVEGTFDDCQRIIKELFADVGFKHQYHLRAINSINIARVLAQTVYYFYAYFQLAKAGLAGKINFSVPTGNFGDIFAGYLAKKMGLPIHKLILATNENDILARFVNDGTYQPGDFKQTYSPSMDIQVASNFERYLFYLYKGDAAKVAALMAQFKAEGRIEIGWGELQQVQSEFAAGSVGNEECLNTIREYYQKFNYLLDPHTACGAAAADKLAKSGETTVILATAHPAKFNEAIARRQISQTFPEQIQALFNKPQYKTVVTGTNDAVKAQLVKFFQS from the coding sequence ATGCGATACATTAGCACACGGGGAAAAGTGCCTCCCATCGGTTTTATTGACGCGATTTTGATGGGTCTGGCCGACGATGGCGGTTTGCTTGTGCCGGAAGCGATTCCGCAATGCGCTGAAACCACGCTGAAAGAATGGCAAAAGCTAGGCTATCCGGAGCTGGCCGGTGAAATTTTCTCCTTGTACGCAGGTGACGAAATTCCGCGCGCCGATCTGCAAAAATTATGCGACGACAGCTATGCGGCGTTTCGTCATAAAGATGTTACGCCTGTCAAGAAACTTGCGGACGATCGCTATATATTGGAACTGTTTCACGGCCCGACTTTCGCGTTTAAGGACGTGGCGCTGCAGTTTCTGGGAAATCTGTATTCCTACGTTTCTGAAAAAGCGAATTCCATTATTCATATTCTGGGCGCGACATCGGGCGATACGGGGGCTTCGGCGATTGAAGGCGTGCGCGGCAAACAGGGCATCCGCATCTGCATCCTGCATCCGCACGGGAAGGTCAGCAAGGTGCAAGAACTGCAAATGACGACGGTCAACGATCAAAATGTACTGAATCTGGCGGTGGAAGGAACCTTTGACGATTGCCAGCGGATCATCAAGGAATTGTTTGCCGATGTCGGCTTCAAGCATCAATACCATCTGCGCGCCATCAATTCCATCAACATCGCCCGCGTGCTCGCGCAAACGGTCTATTACTTCTATGCGTATTTCCAATTGGCAAAAGCGGGGCTGGCCGGGAAAATCAATTTCAGCGTGCCAACCGGGAATTTTGGGGATATATTTGCCGGCTACCTGGCGAAGAAAATGGGGCTGCCCATCCACAAACTGATCCTCGCGACGAATGAAAACGACATTTTGGCGCGTTTTGTCAACGACGGGACTTACCAGCCGGGCGATTTCAAACAAACGTACAGCCCGTCGATGGATATCCAGGTGGCCAGCAACTTCGAGCGCTATTTGTTCTATCTATATAAAGGCGATGCGGCAAAAGTCGCCGCCCTGATGGCGCAATTCAAAGCGGAAGGCCGCATCGAAATCGGCTGGGGAGAACTTCAGCAGGTGCAATCCGAGTTCGCTGCCGGCAGCGTGGGCAACGAGGAGTGCCTGAATACAATCCGGGAATATTACCAAAAGTTCAATTACCTGCTTGACCCGCACACCGCTTGCGGCGCGGCGGCGGCCGACAAGCTTGCCAAAAGCGGCGAGACCACGGTCATTCTGGCCACCGCCCATCCGGCAAAATTTAACGAAGCGATTGCGCGGCGGCAGATCAGCCAAACGTTTCCCGAGCAAATACAGGCGCTGTTCAACAAACCGCAATATAAGACGGTCGTCACCGGAACAAACGACGCGGTGAAAGCGCAGTTGGTCAAGTTTTTTCAAAGTTGA
- a CDS encoding beta-N-acetylhexosaminidase: MNLNFVGDVERLLPGIRELENELGFTVMQDGMPVAVEWAPGQLEVSLENGRGNIRYAAKHQFFRGLGLFIQHAATGNPFFIRERQRIDTIGPMFDLSRNGVLTVDSFKFLLRKMALMGFNSVMLYMEDTYEIDGEPYFGYMRGRYSHAELQEIDGYADQFGIEAFPSIQTLAHLEEFLKWDSAVHYRDTRGVLLVDYEPTYELVEKMIAAATAPFRSDKIHIGMDEAEELGRGRFLDRYGYKSRFAIMTDHLRKVLDIVRKNGLKPMMWSDMFLKLASASGEDYYGADVEIPDEMANAIPSDVLMVYWDYFHTKVEDYVALINKHRKLGGTPAFAGGIWIWNCFTPNYGWSLKTSDAALKACKQEGVKEVYCTLWGDDGMENNPFNALLGLQLYAEHAYADEVNQAKLYERAKFCTGIDAEAFVTLKYLDETPGSVPDNTEQSNPAKFLLWQDVLLGLFDRQIEGLGLSGHYAKLEQAIKSKRNPDAALDYLFEVPERLCGLLKQKSELGIEIKRAYDGKDLPLLKQIALELLPRLSAEVEQLRLAHRRQWFRMFKPFGWEVLDIRYGGVVARLESAAARLLDFAEGRIARIEELEQERLIFSSQNRFNNKGTGWCSYYYRIASPNVFFHVLPIF, from the coding sequence ATGAATCTGAATTTTGTGGGAGATGTCGAGCGTCTGCTTCCGGGGATCCGGGAGTTGGAGAATGAGTTGGGCTTTACGGTTATGCAGGATGGCATGCCGGTTGCGGTTGAATGGGCGCCGGGCCAGTTGGAAGTGTCGTTGGAAAACGGACGGGGAAACATCCGCTATGCGGCCAAACATCAATTTTTCCGCGGGTTGGGGCTATTCATTCAGCACGCCGCAACAGGCAATCCATTCTTTATAAGGGAACGGCAGCGGATCGATACGATCGGGCCCATGTTTGATTTGTCGCGGAATGGGGTTTTAACCGTGGACAGCTTCAAATTCCTGCTGCGCAAAATGGCGCTCATGGGCTTCAATTCGGTCATGCTGTATATGGAAGATACATATGAAATTGATGGCGAGCCCTATTTTGGTTATATGCGGGGCAGATATTCGCACGCGGAATTGCAAGAAATCGACGGCTATGCCGATCAGTTCGGAATTGAAGCATTCCCGAGCATTCAGACGCTGGCGCATTTGGAAGAATTCCTGAAATGGGACAGCGCGGTTCATTACCGCGACACACGGGGCGTTTTGCTGGTCGATTATGAACCGACTTACGAACTGGTGGAAAAGATGATTGCAGCGGCCACAGCGCCGTTTCGCAGCGACAAAATCCACATTGGCATGGATGAGGCGGAGGAGCTTGGACGCGGGCGCTTTTTGGATCGGTACGGGTACAAAAGCCGTTTTGCGATTATGACCGACCACCTGCGCAAAGTGCTGGACATCGTGCGCAAAAACGGGTTAAAGCCGATGATGTGGAGCGATATGTTTCTGAAACTCGCCTCCGCCTCGGGCGAAGATTATTACGGCGCCGATGTGGAAATTCCGGACGAAATGGCAAACGCCATTCCGAGCGATGTGCTGATGGTATATTGGGATTATTTTCATACCAAGGTGGAGGACTACGTCGCGTTAATCAACAAGCATCGCAAGCTGGGAGGCACGCCGGCATTTGCGGGAGGTATCTGGATTTGGAACTGTTTCACGCCGAATTACGGCTGGTCGCTGAAAACATCCGATGCCGCGCTCAAAGCGTGCAAGCAAGAAGGCGTTAAGGAAGTGTATTGCACGTTATGGGGCGATGACGGGATGGAAAACAACCCTTTCAACGCACTGCTGGGACTGCAGCTTTACGCCGAACATGCTTACGCCGATGAGGTAAATCAGGCAAAACTGTACGAACGGGCAAAATTCTGTACCGGAATCGACGCCGAAGCGTTCGTCACGCTCAAATATCTTGACGAAACGCCGGGAAGCGTTCCCGACAATACGGAACAAAGCAATCCGGCAAAATTTTTGCTGTGGCAGGATGTGTTGCTGGGCTTGTTCGACAGGCAGATCGAAGGGCTGGGATTGTCCGGCCATTATGCCAAGCTGGAGCAGGCGATCAAGTCCAAGCGCAATCCGGATGCGGCGCTGGACTATTTGTTTGAAGTGCCGGAACGGTTATGCGGCTTGTTGAAACAGAAAAGCGAACTGGGCATCGAAATCAAACGGGCATACGACGGGAAAGATTTGCCGCTGCTTAAGCAGATCGCGCTGGAGCTGCTGCCCAGGCTTTCCGCTGAAGTGGAGCAATTGCGCTTAGCCCATCGGCGGCAATGGTTTCGCATGTTCAAACCGTTCGGCTGGGAGGTGCTTGATATCCGCTACGGCGGCGTGGTCGCCAGGCTGGAAAGCGCGGCGGCCCGCTTGCTCGACTTCGCGGAAGGCAGGATCGCGCGAATCGAGGAACTGGAGCAGGAACGGCTGATTTTCAGCAGCCAAAATCGCTTCAACAACAAAGGCACGGGCTGGTGCAGCTACTATTACCGGATTGCCTCGCCCAACGTTTTTTTCCACGTGCTGCCGATTTTTTAA
- a CDS encoding MFS transporter, with product MFKKYQNSPLTYAFGMLAMMIPVQAFSSYYSFYYVDSLGLSVGLFTLARTIYLLWDAADQPIFGYLSDRTRTRWGRRKPWVYGAMPLFVLTFIMIFAVPGGLQDTQLFIWFFLSLMLFETVSTVLWVNYGALFPEMFRGDRMRAKASAIQQGFQIVAILVGTVLPPVLYVRYGYGNMAVLLAVAFIVFMCICMATVREDEAARKETPMKLVEAFRETLRNKPFWVFNIANSFAQTVNGLLSSIIPFYAKYVLQIPESQVPILLASVFASVIPLVAVWYWIVRKLGAVHGWRLALALYAISVIPLWFGYNLLSGILAGVAAGFGLSGFLVTPAVLSGQIIDRDAEKTGRRREGIYTAVAGFITRSSGLISALAFWVVGLMFGYVSGDNPGAHPELAFRCLISAVPFLLLLVSFLISLMFKEERLHVRHETNVNLEL from the coding sequence ATGTTTAAAAAGTATCAGAATTCCCCGCTCACTTATGCGTTTGGCATGCTCGCCATGATGATTCCCGTACAGGCTTTCAGCTCCTATTACAGTTTTTATTATGTTGATAGTCTTGGACTTAGCGTCGGCCTTTTTACACTCGCACGTACGATTTATTTGCTTTGGGATGCCGCGGATCAGCCTATTTTCGGGTATTTGTCCGATCGCACCCGCACCCGATGGGGCAGGCGCAAGCCGTGGGTTTACGGCGCGATGCCGCTTTTTGTTTTGACCTTTATCATGATATTCGCCGTCCCAGGCGGCTTGCAAGATACGCAGCTGTTTATCTGGTTTTTCCTTTCACTCATGTTGTTTGAAACCGTTTCCACCGTCTTGTGGGTCAACTACGGCGCACTATTTCCGGAAATGTTCCGCGGCGACCGGATGCGCGCCAAAGCTTCGGCAATCCAGCAGGGCTTTCAGATTGTGGCGATTCTGGTCGGGACCGTGTTGCCGCCGGTTCTATACGTCAGGTACGGTTATGGCAATATGGCCGTCCTGTTGGCGGTTGCCTTCATCGTGTTTATGTGCATTTGCATGGCGACCGTGCGGGAGGACGAAGCGGCCCGCAAGGAGACGCCCATGAAATTGGTCGAAGCGTTTCGCGAAACGCTGAGAAACAAACCGTTTTGGGTTTTTAACATTGCCAATTCGTTCGCCCAGACGGTGAACGGATTGCTAAGCTCCATCATCCCTTTTTATGCCAAGTATGTGCTGCAAATCCCGGAAAGCCAGGTTCCGATTCTGCTTGCTTCCGTATTTGCGTCCGTCATACCGCTTGTCGCCGTATGGTATTGGATCGTGCGCAAATTGGGCGCCGTGCACGGCTGGCGGTTGGCGCTGGCTTTGTATGCGATATCCGTCATACCGTTATGGTTCGGCTATAATCTGCTTAGCGGCATCCTTGCCGGCGTTGCAGCCGGATTCGGATTATCCGGATTTTTGGTTACGCCGGCCGTCTTGAGCGGGCAAATCATCGACCGCGACGCGGAAAAAACCGGACGCCGCCGTGAAGGCATTTACACTGCCGTTGCCGGTTTTATTACCCGTTCAAGCGGACTTATTTCCGCGCTTGCTTTCTGGGTTGTCGGCCTGATGTTCGGCTATGTGAGCGGCGACAATCCCGGCGCTCATCCGGAGTTAGCCTTTCGCTGTCTGATCAGCGCCGTGCCATTTTTGCTATTGCTTGTATCCTTTTTGATCTCGCTCATGTTTAAGGAGGAACGATTGCATGTACGGCACGAAACGAATGTTAATCTTGAATTGTGA
- a CDS encoding hemerythrin domain-containing protein, translating to MEHESVAHYAEHFGHDHTVKLSRGLQLLMAEHAPILQEAAGLLAALADAKADERADMQSVNALLDRYRQFAELLERHSEKEERVLFGLLKSLLGTPHGPIEIMELEHEEIRKHMQTFAQIGRELSAASLHDGLSGMCDALRQADEVMRQHFYKEEHAIFPMAEQLLSEEQKERIARELACKQ from the coding sequence ATGGAGCATGAAAGCGTTGCGCATTATGCCGAACATTTCGGCCATGACCATACGGTGAAATTGTCCAGGGGGTTGCAACTGTTAATGGCGGAGCATGCCCCGATCCTGCAGGAGGCGGCCGGTTTGCTTGCGGCGCTGGCTGATGCGAAAGCTGACGAACGGGCGGATATGCAATCGGTTAACGCGTTGCTTGACCGGTACCGGCAATTCGCCGAGCTCTTGGAGCGCCATTCGGAGAAAGAAGAACGGGTGCTGTTCGGTTTGTTGAAAAGTTTGCTCGGCACGCCGCATGGACCGATCGAAATTATGGAGTTGGAACATGAAGAAATTCGCAAGCATATGCAGACGTTTGCCCAAATCGGCCGGGAGCTTTCCGCCGCCTCGCTGCATGACGGATTGTCGGGCATGTGTGATGCGCTGCGGCAGGCGGATGAAGTGATGCGGCAGCATTTTTACAAAGAGGAGCATGCGATCTTCCCCATGGCGGAACAACTGCTGAGCGAAGAGCAGAAAGAGCGGATCGCGCGGGAACTGGCTTGCAAGCAATAG
- a CDS encoding MetQ/NlpA family ABC transporter substrate-binding protein, translated as MRKLKFSALLLVLSLLFVTALSGCGSQAADEHTQDSDKQPAATATASSAPQKADLKVLKVGATPVPHAEILKFIQAKLKEQGIDLQIVEFTDYVQPNLALQNKDLDANYFQHKPYLDDFNKKNNTQLSPVAAVHFEPLGISPGKTKSLDALQDGDSIAVPNDPTNEARALLLLQDAGIIKVKEDAGLDATVKDITDNPKHIKIKELEAAQISRSLPDVNLAVINGNYAIDAGLNAAKDALKIEDKDSLAAKTFANIVVVRTGDENRPEIKTLVDVITSPEVKDFINRNYQGAVIPVF; from the coding sequence ATGCGTAAATTGAAGTTTTCCGCACTTCTATTGGTTTTAAGCCTGCTTTTTGTGACGGCATTAAGCGGCTGCGGTTCGCAAGCAGCCGATGAGCATACACAAGATTCGGACAAGCAGCCTGCCGCAACGGCAACTGCTTCATCGGCTCCGCAAAAAGCGGACCTGAAAGTGTTGAAAGTTGGCGCCACGCCTGTCCCGCACGCGGAAATCCTGAAATTTATCCAGGCAAAGCTGAAAGAACAGGGCATCGATCTGCAAATCGTGGAATTTACCGACTATGTGCAGCCTAACCTGGCGTTGCAAAACAAGGACCTGGACGCGAACTATTTCCAGCACAAGCCGTATCTGGATGATTTCAACAAGAAGAACAATACCCAACTAAGCCCGGTTGCGGCGGTGCATTTTGAACCGCTCGGCATTTCTCCGGGCAAGACCAAGTCGCTTGACGCTTTGCAAGACGGCGATTCGATCGCTGTGCCGAACGACCCGACGAACGAAGCGAGAGCGCTCCTGCTGTTGCAAGACGCCGGAATCATCAAGGTAAAAGAAGATGCGGGGCTGGACGCGACGGTTAAAGATATTACGGATAACCCGAAGCATATCAAAATCAAGGAACTGGAAGCGGCGCAAATTTCCCGTTCCCTGCCGGATGTGAACCTTGCCGTTATTAACGGGAACTATGCCATTGATGCGGGCCTGAACGCCGCCAAAGACGCGCTGAAGATCGAAGATAAAGACTCGCTAGCCGCCAAGACGTTCGCCAATATCGTCGTTGTTCGCACCGGCGACGAAAACAGACCGGAAATCAAAACGCTGGTAGACGTCATTACTTCGCCGGAAGTAAAAGACTTCATCAACCGGAATTATCAAGGCGCGGTTATTCCGGTATTCTGA
- a CDS encoding methionine ABC transporter permease encodes MTVMEYVRLLGWGTVDTLYMTAFATFAAYLFGLPLGVILVITDKNHITPRKKLNTVLGSVVNITRSVPFIILLIAIIPFTRMVAGTSIGPTASVVPLAIGAIPFVARMVEASLKEVDRGMIEAAQSMGASPWTIITKVMIPETVPSLILGLSITTITLIGYSAMAGVVGGGGLGDIAIRYGYYRYQKDLMLLTIVLLIVIVQLVQSAGDFLSRKIDKRHK; translated from the coding sequence ATGACAGTTATGGAATATGTCCGTTTATTGGGATGGGGAACCGTCGATACGCTCTATATGACGGCATTCGCAACATTTGCGGCTTATCTTTTCGGGCTTCCGCTCGGCGTTATTCTGGTGATAACGGACAAGAACCATATCACGCCGCGAAAAAAACTGAACACGGTATTGGGGAGCGTTGTCAATATTACCCGTTCCGTGCCGTTTATCATCCTGTTGATTGCCATTATCCCGTTCACCCGAATGGTGGCAGGCACATCCATCGGACCGACCGCATCCGTGGTTCCGTTGGCGATTGGGGCGATTCCGTTCGTCGCCCGCATGGTGGAAGCGTCGTTAAAGGAAGTGGACCGCGGCATGATCGAGGCGGCCCAGTCGATGGGCGCATCACCGTGGACAATCATTACAAAGGTCATGATCCCGGAAACGGTGCCGTCCCTCATTCTGGGGCTTTCCATCACGACCATTACCCTGATCGGCTATTCGGCGATGGCGGGAGTCGTTGGAGGAGGTGGTTTGGGGGACATAGCCATCCGTTACGGCTATTACCGGTATCAGAAAGATTTAATGCTTTTGACGATCGTCTTGTTGATCGTCATCGTGCAGTTGGTGCAAAGCGCCGGCGACTTTTTGTCGCGTAAAATCGACAAGAGACATAAATAA
- a CDS encoding ABC transporter permease has protein sequence MIKLLRFLQPYRMAVAWVLILVFLQTLSMLYLPTLMADIVDKGIVNQDIPYIWRIGGLMLLVAAGGAVVSVFVSYYSSIAATGFGKHLRGKIFSHVESFAMQEFDKFGTASLITRTTNDVMQVQQVLIVMMRMMVMAPMMCIGGIIMAVSKDAKLSLVLVVIIPVMAGVISFLFSKGIPLFKAMQIKLDKLNLVMRENLTGIRVIRSFNR, from the coding sequence ATGATCAAATTGCTCAGGTTTTTGCAGCCGTACCGGATGGCGGTCGCGTGGGTGCTGATATTGGTTTTTTTACAAACATTGTCCATGTTGTATTTGCCGACCCTAATGGCTGATATCGTCGATAAAGGGATTGTGAATCAGGATATTCCGTATATTTGGCGAATCGGCGGATTAATGCTGCTCGTAGCAGCCGGCGGAGCGGTAGTCTCGGTTTTCGTCAGCTACTACTCATCCATCGCGGCGACCGGATTTGGCAAACATTTGCGCGGCAAAATTTTTTCCCATGTGGAAAGCTTCGCGATGCAGGAGTTTGACAAGTTCGGCACGGCTTCATTGATTACCAGGACAACGAACGACGTCATGCAGGTTCAGCAAGTGCTGATCGTGATGATGCGGATGATGGTCATGGCGCCGATGATGTGCATCGGCGGAATTATCATGGCGGTGTCGAAGGATGCCAAGCTGTCGCTTGTTCTCGTGGTCATCATTCCGGTAATGGCGGGCGTCATCAGTTTTTTGTTCAGCAAAGGCATTCCGTTGTTCAAAGCGATGCAGATCAAGCTTGACAAGCTGAATTTGGTCATGCGGGAAAACTTGACGGGGATTCGCGTCATTCGTTCCTTTAACCGC
- a CDS encoding MarR family transcriptional regulator: MRQVDREAAQKMMHAFMQFRKVNWHQWANAGRKPSEIMVMRCLYRCASSDMPGMKVHDISNFLHVTSPTVTQLVNELEKDGLVERKMDPADRRAIRVTLTSAGMAVVQEASAHFIALFGGLVAHLGKERSEQLVELLNEVFDYFQEEHKGWDQVNRGESEGKP, from the coding sequence GTGAGACAGGTAGACCGTGAAGCAGCGCAGAAAATGATGCACGCGTTCATGCAGTTCAGGAAAGTAAATTGGCATCAGTGGGCAAATGCCGGGCGCAAACCGAGCGAAATTATGGTCATGCGATGTTTGTACAGATGTGCGTCGTCCGATATGCCCGGAATGAAAGTGCACGATATCAGCAATTTTTTGCACGTCACTTCGCCAACCGTTACGCAATTGGTCAACGAGCTGGAGAAAGACGGTTTGGTTGAACGCAAAATGGACCCCGCGGATCGCCGCGCTATTCGCGTCACGCTTACGAGTGCGGGAATGGCGGTCGTGCAAGAGGCAAGCGCGCATTTTATCGCCTTATTCGGCGGGCTGGTTGCGCATCTGGGCAAAGAGCGCAGCGAGCAACTCGTTGAACTGTTGAACGAGGTATTTGATTATTTTCAAGAAGAACACAAAGGTTGGGATCAAGTAAACCGTGGCGAAAGCGAGGGGAAACCATGA
- a CDS encoding polysaccharide deacetylase family protein, which translates to MYGTKRMLILNCDDFGQSRPANRAIMHLLKARKVSSATMMPPAPAFAEAAEWARKNDVRNVGLHLTMNSEFPAYRWRSLTRHPSLHDADGCMHLTVLDFERKADTKAVKAEILAQFQKVRDAGLNISHVDNHMGSLYGLATGRSFLPFVLRQCASRGLPFRLFRNVYPKDEFLASIPNVKGMLAKIVALADTLGVCIPDYLLSHPYHIQENETYDSFKQMMIAKIYDLPEGVSETYIHPATADDFMGKAIPSWEKRVWEYRLALDDDFAYALRDAHVQLANYQYVRDNLRKSRLRAAFRMAGLLMRR; encoded by the coding sequence ATGTACGGCACGAAACGAATGTTAATCTTGAATTGTGACGATTTCGGGCAAAGCAGACCGGCCAATCGGGCGATCATGCATTTGCTGAAAGCGCGCAAAGTGTCTTCGGCAACCATGATGCCGCCTGCGCCGGCATTCGCGGAAGCGGCCGAGTGGGCGCGAAAAAACGATGTCCGCAATGTCGGGCTGCATCTCACCATGAACAGCGAGTTTCCCGCATACAGATGGAGAAGCCTGACGCGGCATCCTTCGCTACACGATGCGGATGGCTGCATGCATTTGACCGTGCTTGACTTTGAGCGGAAAGCGGACACAAAAGCGGTAAAAGCGGAAATTTTGGCGCAGTTTCAAAAGGTGCGGGACGCGGGCCTGAACATCTCGCATGTCGACAACCATATGGGCAGTTTGTACGGTCTTGCCACGGGGCGCAGCTTTTTGCCGTTTGTGCTGCGGCAATGCGCCAGCCGGGGTTTGCCATTCAGGCTGTTTCGCAACGTATATCCGAAGGATGAATTTTTGGCGTCCATTCCGAATGTCAAAGGCATGCTGGCGAAGATCGTCGCGCTGGCCGACACATTGGGCGTTTGCATACCCGATTATTTGCTGTCCCATCCGTACCACATCCAGGAAAATGAAACGTATGACAGCTTCAAGCAAATGATGATTGCCAAAATCTACGATTTGCCTGAAGGGGTAAGCGAAACATATATTCATCCGGCAACCGCGGATGATTTTATGGGCAAAGCGATTCCTTCCTGGGAGAAACGCGTGTGGGAATACCGCCTGGCGCTCGATGATGATTTTGCTTACGCGCTGCGCGATGCGCATGTTCAGTTGGCGAACTATCAATATGTGCGGGATAATCTGCGAAAGTCCCGCTTGCGCGCCGCGTTTCGGATGGCGGGTTTGTTGATGCGCAGGTGA
- the yidC gene encoding membrane protein insertase YidC — MKKIFSTHSWAKPACLALFGIVLLFMLSGCSAASYNKPIDANTPGVWNHFFVYPFSYLIIFFANLFKGDYGLSIILMTVIIRTAIMPLMLNQMKKQLAMREKMAVIQPELQALKDKYKNDTSAEARKQMQLETMQLYQKHQFNPLNMGCLPLILQFPITLGFYYAIRRTPEIAAHDFLWFSLGKPDTILPLIAAAVYYIQFRVSQSISMSAQQNQNKQYAVIGLLSPLMMGMFSFAMPAALPLYWAVGGIYIIVQTLVFKKLFISPKESASPAEK; from the coding sequence GTGAAAAAAATCTTTTCGACGCATTCTTGGGCCAAGCCGGCATGCCTTGCGCTTTTTGGAATCGTACTGCTGTTTATGCTCAGCGGGTGTTCCGCGGCAAGCTACAATAAACCGATTGACGCGAATACCCCGGGCGTATGGAATCATTTTTTCGTTTATCCTTTTTCGTATTTGATCATCTTCTTTGCCAATCTGTTTAAAGGCGATTACGGGCTGTCGATCATCCTGATGACAGTCATTATCCGCACGGCCATTATGCCGCTAATGCTGAACCAAATGAAAAAGCAGCTCGCGATGCGGGAGAAGATGGCGGTCATACAGCCGGAGTTGCAGGCGTTAAAGGACAAGTACAAAAACGACACCAGCGCCGAGGCGCGAAAACAAATGCAGCTTGAAACGATGCAGTTATACCAAAAGCATCAATTCAATCCGCTCAACATGGGTTGTTTGCCGCTCATTTTGCAATTTCCCATTACGCTCGGCTTTTATTACGCGATCCGCCGCACGCCGGAAATTGCCGCGCATGATTTTTTATGGTTCAGTTTGGGAAAACCGGATACGATTTTGCCGCTGATCGCCGCCGCGGTTTACTATATCCAGTTCCGTGTGTCGCAATCGATCAGCATGTCGGCGCAGCAAAACCAGAACAAGCAGTATGCCGTGATCGGACTGCTGTCTCCGCTCATGATGGGCATGTTTTCGTTTGCCATGCCCGCAGCGCTGCCTTTATATTGGGCCGTCGGCGGCATCTACATTATCGTGCAAACGCTCGTTTTCAAAAAACTGTTCATATCCCCTAAAGAAAGCGCATCTCCGGCGGAAAAATGA
- a CDS encoding methionine ABC transporter ATP-binding protein has protein sequence MIRISGLSKVYKTESGEITALRQVDLHVKKGQIFGIIGVSGAGKSTLIRCINLLEQPTSGSIFIDGQEIVALRGAELRKLRSSLGMIFQHFNLLMQRTVAGNVAFPLEIAGVKKAEIKRRTGELLELVGLSDKAKSYPAQLSGGQKQRVAIARALACNPKVLLCDEATSALDPLTTKSILSLLKDINRKLGLTIVLITHEMEVIKEICDQVAVIDQNQIVEMGPVIDVIARPKSEAARRLFGNGNRNLPLRDDVSADGNYRTRVKVVFTGDAALQPVVSNLVRLYGINANIMYGNIDYIQGAPLGELVLELSGEKDSVLQALNYLDQLKLDYEVLAT, from the coding sequence ATGATACGGATATCGGGCCTAAGCAAAGTATATAAAACCGAATCTGGCGAGATCACCGCTTTGCGCCAAGTCGACCTGCATGTGAAAAAGGGACAAATATTTGGCATCATCGGTGTGAGCGGCGCCGGCAAAAGCACGCTGATTCGGTGTATCAATCTGCTTGAGCAGCCTACATCCGGCAGCATCTTTATCGACGGGCAAGAAATTGTCGCGTTGCGCGGCGCCGAACTGCGCAAATTGCGCAGCTCGCTCGGAATGATTTTTCAACATTTTAATTTGCTGATGCAGCGAACCGTTGCGGGCAACGTCGCCTTTCCGCTGGAAATCGCCGGCGTCAAAAAAGCCGAGATCAAACGGCGGACCGGCGAACTGCTTGAACTCGTCGGGCTTTCGGACAAGGCGAAATCGTATCCGGCGCAGTTGAGCGGCGGACAAAAGCAAAGAGTGGCGATCGCGCGCGCATTGGCATGCAACCCGAAAGTGTTGCTGTGCGACGAGGCAACTTCGGCGCTGGACCCGCTGACGACAAAATCAATCCTTTCATTGCTGAAAGATATCAATCGGAAACTGGGCTTGACAATCGTGTTGATCACCCATGAGATGGAAGTGATCAAAGAAATATGCGATCAAGTGGCTGTAATCGATCAAAACCAGATTGTTGAAATGGGCCCGGTCATCGACGTGATCGCCAGACCGAAGTCGGAAGCCGCGAGAAGATTGTTTGGAAATGGAAACCGCAATCTGCCTTTGCGCGATGACGTTTCCGCCGACGGCAATTACCGTACGCGCGTCAAGGTCGTCTTCACCGGCGATGCGGCGCTTCAGCCGGTCGTTTCCAACCTGGTCCGCCTGTACGGGATTAACGCGAATATTATGTACGGCAACATTGACTACATACAAGGCGCGCCGCTTGGCGAACTTGTTCTCGAACTTTCCGGCGAAAAAGACTCCGTGCTGCAGGCGCTCAACTATTTGGATCAATTGAAACTGGACTACGAGGTACTAGCGACATGA